The following are encoded together in the Drosophila sechellia strain sech25 chromosome 3R, ASM438219v1, whole genome shotgun sequence genome:
- the LOC116801455 gene encoding uncharacterized protein LOC116801455 produces the protein MNRIRRMCERLPHKLHFNFGAFLATAYKSTEFQQTRRRRQLVGSLRRIPAGCGRLLLLRAFPRGGKYLVLRLPLRFPLC, from the coding sequence ATGAACAGGATCCGCAGGATGTGCGAGAGGCTGCCACATAAATTACACTTTAATTTTGGAGCATTTTTGGCCACGGCTTATAAATCAACCGAGTTCCAGCAAAcgcgacgacgacgacagcTGGTTGGCTCTCTCCGCCGGATTCCCGCCGGCTGCGGGaggctcctgctcctccgggCTTTTCCTCGTGGAGGAAAGTACTTGGTCCTTCGGCTCCCCCTTCGATTCCCACTCTGCTGA
- the LOC6616773 gene encoding uncharacterized protein LOC6616773 isoform X1 has protein sequence MWQTLSTFSTSLRAAAATCNCSCKLENAEMHSHMLPSADIATTAVRRCCCRTRITRSSRSSNSSNYSCNYGSNVMQWLLLLCLFCDFGQAALRDVNLLVEPPAVRRGQSVALRCDYQLVEAPLYSIKFYRGQMEFYRYTPGEYPPTKVFQFPGIRVDENGSNATTVLIRNVSFGLSGQFSCEVTADAPLYSTATAFAQMQVVEFPEKRPQLFTEHTRYEPGDVLRANCSTLPSRPRADLRFTINNIPVSTEETQYIRTVDSLIASRLSLKLQLQATHFVAGLSAHGNGNGNGNGNGNGNGNGLVNALHLGGSGGGGGAGGGGLILRCTAQIGDLYQEYKEIELGTPQKDPVPARVTLSSGTGLRGFLETYFATSSGRSNWRGSAGVVAIFLPTVLAQLITGS, from the exons ATGTGGCAGACACTATCAACTTTTAGCACATCACtcagagcagcagcagcaacgtgCAACTGTAGCTGCAAGCTGGAAAACGCGGAAATGCACAGTCACATGTTGCCATCAGCAGACATTGCGACAACGGCAGTGCGTAGGTGTTGCTGTCGCACAAGAATCAcccgcagcagcagaagcagcaacagcagcaactatAGTTGCAACTACGGCAGCAACGTGATGCAGTGGCTACTGCTACTGTGCCTTTTCTGTG ATTTTGGCCAGGCCGCGCTGCGTGACGTAAATCTGCTGGTGGAGCCTCCGGCGGTGCGAAGGGGTCAGTCTGTGGCCCTGCGGTGCGATTACCAATTGGTGGAGGCGCCCCTGTATTCCATTAAGTTTTACCGCGGCCAGATGGAATTCTACCGCTACACACCCGGCGAGTATCCGCCCACCAAGGTCTTTCAGTTTCCCGGCATCAGAGTGGAC GAGAACGGTTCGAATGCCACCACCGTGCTCATCCGCAACGTTAGCTTCGGCCTGTCCGGACAATTCAGCTGCGAGGTTACGGCGGATGCCCCGCTCTATTCCACTGCCACAGCCTTCGCCCAGATGCAAGTTGTGG AATTTCCGGAAAAGCGACCGCAGCTTTTTACGGAACACACGCGATACGAACCAGGAGATGTTTTGCGTGCAAACTGCAGTACTTTGCCATCTCGTCCTCGAGCTGATCTTCGTTTCACCATCAACAATATTCCC GTCAGCACGGAGGAAACGCAGTACATTCGAACGGTTGACAGCCTGATTGCATCCCGGCTCAGTCtgaagctgcagctgcaggcgACTCACTTTGTGGCTGGGCTCAGTGCCCATGGAAATGGGAACGGGAATGGTAATggcaatggaaatggcaaCGGCAATGGCTTGGTGAACGCACTGCACCTGGGTGGcagtggcggcggcggaggcgcTGGAGGCGGAGGACTCATCCTGCGTTGTACGGCGCAAATTGGCGATCTCTATCAGGAGTACAAGGAAATCGAGCTGGGCACACCGCAAAAGGATCCGGTGCCGGCCAGAG TGACGCTGTCATCGGGAACCGGACTCCGTGGCTTCTTGGAGACCTATTTCGCCACATCTTCGGGCCGCAGCAATTGGCGGGGATCGGCGGGGGTCGTGGCCATCTTCCTGCCCACCGTGTTGGCCCAACTAATTACTGGTAGCTAA
- the LOC6616773 gene encoding uncharacterized protein LOC6616773 isoform X2, translated as MEDFGQAALRDVNLLVEPPAVRRGQSVALRCDYQLVEAPLYSIKFYRGQMEFYRYTPGEYPPTKVFQFPGIRVDENGSNATTVLIRNVSFGLSGQFSCEVTADAPLYSTATAFAQMQVVEFPEKRPQLFTEHTRYEPGDVLRANCSTLPSRPRADLRFTINNIPVSTEETQYIRTVDSLIASRLSLKLQLQATHFVAGLSAHGNGNGNGNGNGNGNGNGLVNALHLGGSGGGGGAGGGGLILRCTAQIGDLYQEYKEIELGTPQKDPVPARVTLSSGTGLRGFLETYFATSSGRSNWRGSAGVVAIFLPTVLAQLITGS; from the exons ATGGAAG ATTTTGGCCAGGCCGCGCTGCGTGACGTAAATCTGCTGGTGGAGCCTCCGGCGGTGCGAAGGGGTCAGTCTGTGGCCCTGCGGTGCGATTACCAATTGGTGGAGGCGCCCCTGTATTCCATTAAGTTTTACCGCGGCCAGATGGAATTCTACCGCTACACACCCGGCGAGTATCCGCCCACCAAGGTCTTTCAGTTTCCCGGCATCAGAGTGGAC GAGAACGGTTCGAATGCCACCACCGTGCTCATCCGCAACGTTAGCTTCGGCCTGTCCGGACAATTCAGCTGCGAGGTTACGGCGGATGCCCCGCTCTATTCCACTGCCACAGCCTTCGCCCAGATGCAAGTTGTGG AATTTCCGGAAAAGCGACCGCAGCTTTTTACGGAACACACGCGATACGAACCAGGAGATGTTTTGCGTGCAAACTGCAGTACTTTGCCATCTCGTCCTCGAGCTGATCTTCGTTTCACCATCAACAATATTCCC GTCAGCACGGAGGAAACGCAGTACATTCGAACGGTTGACAGCCTGATTGCATCCCGGCTCAGTCtgaagctgcagctgcaggcgACTCACTTTGTGGCTGGGCTCAGTGCCCATGGAAATGGGAACGGGAATGGTAATggcaatggaaatggcaaCGGCAATGGCTTGGTGAACGCACTGCACCTGGGTGGcagtggcggcggcggaggcgcTGGAGGCGGAGGACTCATCCTGCGTTGTACGGCGCAAATTGGCGATCTCTATCAGGAGTACAAGGAAATCGAGCTGGGCACACCGCAAAAGGATCCGGTGCCGGCCAGAG TGACGCTGTCATCGGGAACCGGACTCCGTGGCTTCTTGGAGACCTATTTCGCCACATCTTCGGGCCGCAGCAATTGGCGGGGATCGGCGGGGGTCGTGGCCATCTTCCTGCCCACCGTGTTGGCCCAACTAATTACTGGTAGCTAA